A window of Platichthys flesus chromosome 23, fPlaFle2.1, whole genome shotgun sequence contains these coding sequences:
- the rassf8b gene encoding ras association domain-containing protein 8b — protein sequence MKAMELKVWVDGVQRIVCGVTEFTTCQEVVIALAQAIGRTGRYTLIEKWRDTERHLAPNENPVVSLNKWGQYASDVQLILQRTGPSVSERPASDGQGRVPERGFYRQSLPPLAKFRPSGSDHSIKRREPKRKSLTFTGGAKGLRDIFGRSRDAEAKQPQQRSVSLSLSRVGGGGGASVPGSPARELSRLVQLQRDKLQALESRLLGCEAELGDWEEAAGEANEGENLEEALLLLEQQVRRNDAEMKEEEFWANELQIEQESERQLRQQLGELRCRVSDCEAQLSEYITRIQSMDSGLEQERLQHEAELNQKVNDEEVRAQLEKVRAELETQSQQTARLESSCRALERSLGQSGKRVQEKEQELEQLTKELRQVNLQQFIQQTGTKVTVLPAQPAGEDNTTEVESGSLNRRGSSRLLPSDLRTLQNTISTSLNPEGIYV from the exons ATGAAGGCCATGGAGCTGAAAGTGTGGGTGGACGGCGTGCAGCGCATCGTGTGCGGGGTCACAGAGTTCACCACATGCCAGGAGGTGGTCATCGCCCTGGCTCAAGCCATCG GTCGCACCGGCAGATACACTTTGATCGAGAAGTGGCGGGATACAGAGCGTCACCTGGCTCCAAATGAAAACCCTGTGGTGTCCCTCAACAAGTGGGGTCAGTATGCCAGCGACGTGCAGCTCATCCTCCAGCGAACCGGCCCGTCCGTCAGCGAGCGGCCGGCCTCCGACGGGCAGGGTCGTGTCCCGGAGCGAGGCTTCTACCGGCAGAGCCTCCCGCCTCTGGCCAAGTTCCGGCCATCGGGGTCGGACCACTCGATCAAACGAAGGGAACCCAAACGCAAATCCCTGACCTTCACTGGAGGGGCCAAGGGTCTGCGGGACATATTTGGGAGAAGCAGAGATGCTGAAG ccaaACAGCCCCAGCAGCGCAGTGTGAGCCTGAGCCTGAGCAGAgttggaggtggtggaggagcatCTGTGCCTGGGAGTCCAGCCAGAGAGCTGAGCCGGctggtgcagctgcagagagacaaactCCAGGCCCTGGAGAGCCGTCTGCTGGGCTGCGAGGCCGAGCTGGGAGACTGGGAGGAGGCCGCCGGCGAGGCCAACGAA GGAGAAAATCTGGAGGAGGCGCTGCTGCTTTTGGagcagcaggtgaggaggaACGATGccgagatgaaggaggaggaattCTGGGCGAACGAGCTGCAGATCGAGCAGGAGAGCGAGCGGCAACTCCGGCAGCAACTGGGCGAGCTGCGGTGCCGCGTAAGCGACTGCGAGGCCCAGCTCTCAGAGTACATAACGCGCATACAG AGCATGGACTCAGGCCTGGAGCAGGAGCGGCTGCAGCACGAGGCCGAGCTCAACCAGAAGGTCAACGATGAGGAG GTGCGAGCTCAGCTGGAGAAGGTGAGGGCAGAGCTGGAGACGCAGAGCCAGCAAACGGCGCGGCTGGAGAGCAGCTGCCGGGCGTTGGAACGCTCACTTGGCCAGTCGGGAAAGAGAGTACAG GAGAAAGAGCAGGAGCTGGAACAGCTGACCAAAGAGCTGCGACAGGTCAACCTGCAGCAGTTCATTCAGCAGACTGGTACCAAGGTCACTGTGCTGCCTGCTCAACCTGCAGGAGAGGACAACACCACCG AGGTGGAGTCCGGCTCCCTGAACAGACGCGGCTCGTCTCGTCTCTTACCCAGCGACCTCCGCACGCTGCAGAACACCATCTCCACCAGCCTGAACCCCGAGGGGATCTACGTGTGA